One Styela clava chromosome 4, kaStyClav1.hap1.2, whole genome shotgun sequence genomic window, aaaactcTTCAAAGTCATTGTGTGAAgcctgaatgttattttgagttcAACTGATGATTAGATAtgtcggcaataatggcaattatACTAGTCAAATATTAATCCTCTGTACACGTGGCTACCAATTCCGAGTCACCTTCAAAATTCCCCAGACTAATTTTCGGAATTTGTATGAAAGTTCTCCTATATAATCTCTGGTAAACGGTGTTAGTTAAATATTTCATACGGTACTCGCCGTCAATATAAAGcatagtagtttcaaaacttttttttttcaattagatattagaacaTATCGTCGTTGTGTCGTACCTCTTTGTCTTGTGTGTTTCACTAgagttttttttgttgtatagcctatttcatgtctgttgtcctattATAACGCGGCGGTACTAAACTGCTGTTATAATTGTtaggggtgcatgtcgcacaatAATTCCACTTAGTCTGACCAACGACATATCAGACGGACTCAAACGGTGAGCGTGGGtggcttttttcaaaaaagtaataaataaaatgagaatatcggtcagagaccgaagacttatcgatcgaaactgcggtttcgattcatgattctatagtgacaccgtgtgtcccatcactaattaatcaataactcgctaattatacgacataattcatccaaaatcgataggcttctggttcgagatatgataaatgcaaaatttggagcagattcaacgtcgccttcgtgagatatcgcattcATCTAAaggacaaacaaacagacagacagacaaatacctatcaacatacttaccgatcataagatcgataagtaataataactTACAATTTGTGAGAATATCTATATgtgaataacaaaatttttaggaaataattgCGGGATGGGattgaaaaaaatctaaatCAGGGGATTTCGGGATCGGGTTTACTCGGGGTCCCATCCTAATCACATGTTGGCCTACTCGACATAACGATAATGCTCATATAACACAAGAAATACTTGGGAATCAAAATGTAATCGGCATCTCCCACCGTTAAAACGATGTGGGAGATTTGAAACCTGATGAGCGAGCTCATTCACATGGCATACATTAGTATCAATAACACTCAAATCGaacttattaaaataattttattacattgtcCGCATGAATATGAATTGGTAGACCGAAATTCGAGTCGAGCTTGCTGAAATAAAATGTTATTAGACTCGCACTTAATAATTTAAGAAAAGAAAGTATTAATGTCAAATACATTTGGATACAGGTCATGTGGATATATTGCGAAATGAATTAGCGGATCAGCTTGCAAGATCGTACATTGGAAACGCCGTTATCGACAATATCCCACCTACACTACAAGAAGCAAAAACTGTAATTAGAAGTATAAGTCTATGGAAATTTGAATATCAATCGTCAACTAACGCAGCACACTTCAAAATGTTCATTCCGACATCATTCATCATTGTGGATTTCTTCAATTGAAAGAAATCTACATAAGTGAAGTAGGAATATTTATGTATCGTTATGAAAATTTGCTGCTGCCAGAGTATTTACAAaacttttttgtcaaaatttcaaatatccatCAGTATGAGACGAGAAGTACATCAAACAAATTGTATTTCACCCCGCGATATCAATCTTCAGCCATGAAGAAATCGCTCAAGCTGGAAGACATTAATGTATGGCAAAATATTCCACAGAGTATGAAACAGTGTTCCCCAAAATTATTTGATCGCAAACTAAAACAACATTTGTTAGCGGATTATAATGGGATGCAATAACGTGCAAATCTCAGCGTATGCTATCATCAGATTCATAAAATGGATAGGAAAATGGATTTTCGTATGTCTCTGTAAAAATTATCAAAGATGCTATTATATATAGTCTGAAGTCTGAAGTGTTTATATGTAGTACAGTATATAGCTTTGGAAATatggtatttttaatttttcacccaTTCATAAAAATTGCCTCATTGTCACAATTTAATTCTTGTCTAAcataaagtaaaattaaatttgaggAAATAATAATTAGCTCTACGCCCTTCTTATTGTTTCTCCttttttattactataaaaacAATATGATCTGCGTAATTATGTGATGTTCCCTTTTCTTGTACCTTGTAATTTTTATTCTTATTCCGGTACTTTTGGGGAAATGATTTCTGAGGCTTCTTAAACGggcttaaaaaattattttccccCATTGCAATTATGATGCCTGCTTTAGAGTGTCCTGTCATGgttagggatggcggaatcgagtccggattcgattacagaatcgattcttcgcggaatcgactagaatcgattccgatgcaccggaatcgattctcgagtttgaaacttggattgcaaacaatgtgtaacgttttgtggcaattttttcacatatatatatgtataaactgcttcactgctatgttgagttgctacgacaccgcaaacttcactatatataatatatatattataaatatcgctAGTAggctttaaatatttatttccttCAAAAATTTCcgtgggttctgagggattcgttttttttgtgcgGTTTTGTCTCAGTggcagattggatacccatactacttagtttcggccttcttgtccgtcccgaatttgaacatcgctgcagggttgccatattggcttttttaacgccaaattcgccatttttggcttttttcaaacgcgtttggcgtcagaatttccgtttggctttttggcgtttttttggctttttcaagtctattctagtgtctattatcaaaatcatatgaaatacaatatttagtgtgtaacaactgaacaCAATAGCCTGTTAcctgtacttagctacttaacattaggatttcctggagcatcgattttcttgtttgttacattaactcttaaccatacccaataagaaataagtgcagtttctgcagctgctcagacagattatagttttgcgtgttatttgtcagtttacgttctgtttccaaaaaatagttgtataactcaattttcattatgcctgattTAATTTATGTGAGTTTTcagctttagtttaattctgatgtgatgtgattaactacgctaaaattactgaattagatatcagattcacctgtgagcggcaggggattaggtaattttttaataaaattgatgggttataaattataaaagtgaaaaaattctcaatagtaaagtacgatatagggagaatttttttaaGATGTAGCACAAGTTCAGGTAGGAACATattgtaggtatattacatactgacagactgaagcggcaccctgtattgtatatattgaatggtgcccgcttgatatatattttactttctacagttctataggaactttactttctatttgtgtgcctcactgaatgaactgatggctctacatcatcatcagtacgttgccaagggcttaaaatctgacaaatcatggtgCTTTTGTACTTAgaaaaattgttggctttttctggcttttttatgtcttgatttggcttttttttatCGCTGGGGTCTGGCTACCCTGCATCGCTGTCTtgcttgatttcatatggtattgcttgggtaggtatattttttcggtaatatgtcGAGGAATTGAGAATCGGAATCggaaatttaggaatcggataagaatcgaatacttgtaagtactcatacttggcatcTTTAGTCATGGTAGGATCTCTCCCTAGGGGTCGGTCGACCTTGTTGACCTTGGAAGTCTTGCCCGTCCCCTTCCGTATATATTTTTAGGCTTATTGTTGTTTGCTTATGCTTACTGCATTATGCACTTGTATCGGAAATAGATCATATCTATCTATCGACAGGAGATTCATATCCGAACTTTTCTTTTACGCGTTatcatcaatcaattttatccAGACTGGACATTGCAGGCTCTCTCACCATCACCATCCAAAATAGGCTGTCATCAAGATGGTGAATGCGATAATTGCCCGTACAAGGAACTGTAGCtcattttttactattttgttcACAGTATTTTAAAAAGAGGAATACTATGATAAATCATAAATATTCCATTTCGAAGTAAATACCTACTATCTAATTCAAAAGTTATTACCTTTGTAATTAGGTTTGTTCATTCCCCGCAgttacaatttttatatttccgcGTGGCTTATATTTTACATTACCGTATCATGGGCTATTTTAAATTGCAATTTATTATGAAGTAGCGTGTTGCATTATTGTGTCATTTTCAGTCTGGCGCACATATTCCTGGTAATTGAAAGCGCCATAttttataacaataataataaaacatgcTGCGGCGTTCTTGTCGCGGTACTGGACGGGGGAGCGTAAACGAAGTTAGCGTGGTTGATGCTTGATCGACTTCCTGTTAACATCACATTTGCCAGTTTGCCTCTTGCCCTTGTTTAAGTGAATTATTTTCTGACCGTCCTCTTTATTTGCAAAGAATATCATGCTGGActtgaaaacaaaaacagttGGATTTGTTGGGGGAGGAAATATGGCGTATGCGGTTGCTATGGGGATAGTGAAGGCAGGTTGGTattatattttccaaatattACTGAACGTGGTTTAATTCCGTAGTTATAATAAGCAAGAAAAACCCATACCGTACCCGTACCGCCTATGCCGCATTCCATTTATCCTATTGTTTAATCACTAAATGCAAGCATATCACCGTAACTGATGTATTTCAGTACACCCAATATACATAGCCTACTTATACTATTATAGGTACAGAAGTATGAGCTGGTGACcttgtgtatattttttaagtgctatcaaaaattttgactttagCAACATCTTTTTTTAGGATTAGTTGATCCCGGCAATGTATTGGTCAGCAATAGATCAAAAGAAAAGCTACATATGTTTAGCAAAGAAGGCATTCAAGTCACACAAGATAACATCGAAGTATTTTCAAAATGTGACATAATAGTCCTTGCTGTGAAACCGCAGGTAACTTTGCATATCTGTGCTAATCTGAAATTTAGTATAGATTTTACAACTTTAAAATGTATTACATATAGATCTTTTCAGTTGTCATCAGTGAACTGAAAGAACGTGGAAATCACATCAACTTATCTCAGAAAATATTTGTGTCTGTGATGGGGTcgaataaaattgaagaaatggaaGAAGTACATCTTTTCATTGTCTAGTTTTTAGTGAAGAATCCTATTTTATTGTCTCTTTTTTAGTTTGTAGCATTTTCATTTCCTGAATGTTCACAGCGAAGAGGTCAAGTCATTATTTCGATCTGTGTGGCTTCATAGGTTGTGAAAACAGCCATCCGTTTTTCACAACATTTGTGCTGATAGCAGTTTGTTCAGAGTTGAATCAATAATCTCAGAGCAAACtggaatttcatattttttttacaaatttcaaatgtaatcaatcaatcagtCAAACAAAGTACAGATGGTTACTATCAAATAGGTTAATGCCTTCTTAAGCTGAGTATCTTTACAAACCTTTCAACATGTAAAAATTatccttttcattatattttattgaattgttaACTTTTAGACACTGGGAAAAGGAACTAAAATTGTTCGTTCAATGCCAAATACTCCATGTCTGGTTGGTGCTGGAACGATAATGATTTCTAGAGGAAACAATCTTACTGATGATGAATATGAATGTGTGAAAGTCTTGTTATCATCATGCGCGGAGTGTTTTGAATGCCCAGAAACACTACTTGGACCTGCTTCAAGTGTTATGGGATGTGCCACAGCCTATGTAAGTATCTTGACAGAAACACGGATGAATGTTCATTTTTGGGAACTGTACTGAATTGAATgcatcccatgcagggatagttatgtgcgagaggattgctggactcctcactaTCGCAGGTCGGTTACGGcatcttccaccatcaagtccatgcttcgaaaacaaataactggataactaatcccatatccggcATGGGCTGATAATCAGACAAGATGCTGTGGTTCACGGTTCACCATAGGATTAAACCCTAAAATCTcgctgggataaatatgtaaatcctattttatCCCTTGATTGGAAACCAGTAATTAGTGCCAAAGAACTTGCTTATGAATGTCAGAATTCAAAAATGACGCCCCACTGTAACTGTTTTTTGTTGTTTCAGTTTTTTATTGCCATAGAATCATTAGCAGATGGAGGTGTTATGCATGATTTACCAAGAGACCTTGCTTTGAAACTTGCATCAAGAGCTGTTATGGTAAGTCTGCAGTCATCAACTGATTGTCACTTCACTGGGTTATGAAATCTTTGACTCAATGCGA contains:
- the LOC120326427 gene encoding pyrroline-5-carboxylate reductase 3-like isoform X2, with protein sequence MLDLKTKTVGFVGGGNMAYAVAMGIVKAGLVDPGNVLVSNRSKEKLHMFSKEGIQVTQDNIEVFSKCDIIVLAVKPQIFSVVISELKERGNHINLSQKIFVSVMGSNKIEEMEETLGKGTKIVRSMPNTPCLVGAGTIMISRGNNLTDDEYECVKVLLSSCAECFECPETLLGPASSVMGCATAYGAGKLALESDKHPEQLKDAVASPGGTTIRGLYAIEKAGFRSALMDAVNATTAKL
- the LOC120326427 gene encoding pyrroline-5-carboxylate reductase 3-like isoform X1, yielding MLDLKTKTVGFVGGGNMAYAVAMGIVKAGLVDPGNVLVSNRSKEKLHMFSKEGIQVTQDNIEVFSKCDIIVLAVKPQIFSVVISELKERGNHINLSQKIFVSVMGSNKIEEMEETLGKGTKIVRSMPNTPCLVGAGTIMISRGNNLTDDEYECVKVLLSSCAECFECPETLLGPASSVMGCATAYFFIAIESLADGGVMHDLPRDLALKLASRAVMGAGKLALESDKHPEQLKDAVASPGGTTIRGLYAIEKAGFRSALMDAVNATTAKL